One genomic region from Biomphalaria glabrata chromosome 7, xgBioGlab47.1, whole genome shotgun sequence encodes:
- the LOC106069257 gene encoding b(0,+)-type amino acid transporter 1-like isoform X2 codes for MVARRSMDMQRLDEDDSSSSAKNEKVGLKRDVGLISGIALIIGTMIGSGIFISPKGMIEGCGSVGLTLILWCLCGLLTTMGALSYAELGTMIPESGGEHAYLMYTFNKVRKNKKPIYKLMNTQGSKSFARVPAFLYDWVALFIIRPTMYAIMAMALGTYAVKPFYPDCPPPDIAVKLVTAVAMCTIAFINSVSVKAATMVQNITTFTKLIALAIISVGGIIMIFKGNTEYLSEGFEGTRNDPQKVAIAFYNGLWAFDGWNSLNFITEELKNPTRNLPRAIMIGIPLTTLCYVLANVGYLAVMSKEEIMISHAVAVTWGERMLGVMSWMIPCFVVASTFGSANGCLFSSGRLCFSAGRDGHFPRILSFLQFDRNTPMPAVMFTLIISLCLIIPGDLSSLIDFFSFASWLFYGITTASLLILRVIEPKTPRPYKVPLPVPIIVLLASIYLVIAPIIQNPGIQFVYAVLFILSGLIIYIPFIYMGIHFKFMDKITIVLQKLLRVAPTDKAR; via the exons ATG GTTGCTAGGCGCAGTATGGACATGCAAAGACTGGATGAGGATGATAGTTCCTCCAGTgcaaaaaatgaaaaagttgGACTCAAGAGAGATGTGGGCCTCATTTCTGGCATAGCTTTGATCATTGGTACCATGATTG GTTCTGGTATATTCATAAGTCCTAAAGGTATGATTGAAGGGTGTGGTTCAGTTGGCTTGACTTTGATCTTATGGTGTCTCTGTGGTCTGTTAACCACAATGG GAGCTCTCTCTTACGCTGAGCTTGGCACCATGATACCAGAGTCTGGTGGTGAACATGCCTATCTGATGTACACTTTCAACAAAGTTAGGAAGAACAAGAAACCAATCTACAAACTAATGAACACCCAGGGCTCCAAGAGCTTTGCCAGAGTTCCTGCATTTTTGTATGACTGGGTCGCGCTGTTCATCATAAGACCCACAATGTATGCCATCATGGCTATGGCCTTGGGAACATACGCAGTGAAACCTTTCTACCCAGACTGCCCTCCCCCTGACATTGCAGTCAAGCTGGTGACAGCTGTAGCTATGT gtacaaTTGCATTTATAAACAGTGTATCTGTGAAAGCAGCCACAATGGTTCAAAACATAACAACTTTCACAAAACTTATTGCACTAGCCATCATCTCTGTTGGTGGTATCATCATGATTTTCAAAG GTAACACAGAATATCTTTCCGAAGGCTTTGAAGGCACCAGAAATGATCCACAAAAGGTGGCTATTGCATTTTACAATGGGCTCTGGGCATTTGATGGTTG GAATAGCTTAAATTTTATCACAGAAGAGCTAAAAAACCCTA CTAGAAATCTACCAAGAGCTATAATGATTGGCATACCACTGACAACTCTGTGCTATGTCCTTGCCAATGTTGGCTATTTGGCTGTCATGTCTAAAGAAGAAATCATGATTTCACATGCAGTAGCAGTG ACTTGGGGTGAACGAATGCTTGGTGTTATGTCCTGGATGATCCCTTGCTTTGTTGTAGCCTCGACGTTTGGTTCAGCCAATGGATGCTTATTTTCATCTGGGAG GTTGTGTTTTTCAGCTGGGAGAGATGGCCATTTCCCTAGAATTCTATCATTCTTACAGTTTGATAGAAATACACCCATGCCTGCTGTCATGTTTACG TTGATCATTTCACTTTGCCTTATAATACCTGGTGACCTGAGCTCACTCATAGACTTCTTCAGTTTTGCTTCATGGCTCTTCTATGGCATCACAACAGCTTCCTTGTTAATACTAAGAGTAATAGAGCCCAAGACACCAAGGCCATATAAA GTTCCTTTACCAGTTCCAATTATTGTTCTCCTGGCTTCAATTTATCTAGTCATAGCTCCAATTATTCAGAACCCTGGCATTCAGTTTGTGTACGCTGTTCTGTTCATACTTAGTGGATTGATCATCTATATTCCATTTATATACATGggaattcattttaaatttatgg ACAAGATAACAATAGTTTTACAGAAACTATTGCGTGTGGCTCCAACTGACAAAGCCAGGTGA
- the LOC106069257 gene encoding b(0,+)-type amino acid transporter 1-like isoform X1, with protein sequence MGKKSQDFEVARRSMDMQRLDEDDSSSSAKNEKVGLKRDVGLISGIALIIGTMIGSGIFISPKGMIEGCGSVGLTLILWCLCGLLTTMGALSYAELGTMIPESGGEHAYLMYTFNKVRKNKKPIYKLMNTQGSKSFARVPAFLYDWVALFIIRPTMYAIMAMALGTYAVKPFYPDCPPPDIAVKLVTAVAMCTIAFINSVSVKAATMVQNITTFTKLIALAIISVGGIIMIFKGNTEYLSEGFEGTRNDPQKVAIAFYNGLWAFDGWNSLNFITEELKNPTRNLPRAIMIGIPLTTLCYVLANVGYLAVMSKEEIMISHAVAVTWGERMLGVMSWMIPCFVVASTFGSANGCLFSSGRLCFSAGRDGHFPRILSFLQFDRNTPMPAVMFTLIISLCLIIPGDLSSLIDFFSFASWLFYGITTASLLILRVIEPKTPRPYKVPLPVPIIVLLASIYLVIAPIIQNPGIQFVYAVLFILSGLIIYIPFIYMGIHFKFMDKITIVLQKLLRVAPTDKAR encoded by the exons GTTGCTAGGCGCAGTATGGACATGCAAAGACTGGATGAGGATGATAGTTCCTCCAGTgcaaaaaatgaaaaagttgGACTCAAGAGAGATGTGGGCCTCATTTCTGGCATAGCTTTGATCATTGGTACCATGATTG GTTCTGGTATATTCATAAGTCCTAAAGGTATGATTGAAGGGTGTGGTTCAGTTGGCTTGACTTTGATCTTATGGTGTCTCTGTGGTCTGTTAACCACAATGG GAGCTCTCTCTTACGCTGAGCTTGGCACCATGATACCAGAGTCTGGTGGTGAACATGCCTATCTGATGTACACTTTCAACAAAGTTAGGAAGAACAAGAAACCAATCTACAAACTAATGAACACCCAGGGCTCCAAGAGCTTTGCCAGAGTTCCTGCATTTTTGTATGACTGGGTCGCGCTGTTCATCATAAGACCCACAATGTATGCCATCATGGCTATGGCCTTGGGAACATACGCAGTGAAACCTTTCTACCCAGACTGCCCTCCCCCTGACATTGCAGTCAAGCTGGTGACAGCTGTAGCTATGT gtacaaTTGCATTTATAAACAGTGTATCTGTGAAAGCAGCCACAATGGTTCAAAACATAACAACTTTCACAAAACTTATTGCACTAGCCATCATCTCTGTTGGTGGTATCATCATGATTTTCAAAG GTAACACAGAATATCTTTCCGAAGGCTTTGAAGGCACCAGAAATGATCCACAAAAGGTGGCTATTGCATTTTACAATGGGCTCTGGGCATTTGATGGTTG GAATAGCTTAAATTTTATCACAGAAGAGCTAAAAAACCCTA CTAGAAATCTACCAAGAGCTATAATGATTGGCATACCACTGACAACTCTGTGCTATGTCCTTGCCAATGTTGGCTATTTGGCTGTCATGTCTAAAGAAGAAATCATGATTTCACATGCAGTAGCAGTG ACTTGGGGTGAACGAATGCTTGGTGTTATGTCCTGGATGATCCCTTGCTTTGTTGTAGCCTCGACGTTTGGTTCAGCCAATGGATGCTTATTTTCATCTGGGAG GTTGTGTTTTTCAGCTGGGAGAGATGGCCATTTCCCTAGAATTCTATCATTCTTACAGTTTGATAGAAATACACCCATGCCTGCTGTCATGTTTACG TTGATCATTTCACTTTGCCTTATAATACCTGGTGACCTGAGCTCACTCATAGACTTCTTCAGTTTTGCTTCATGGCTCTTCTATGGCATCACAACAGCTTCCTTGTTAATACTAAGAGTAATAGAGCCCAAGACACCAAGGCCATATAAA GTTCCTTTACCAGTTCCAATTATTGTTCTCCTGGCTTCAATTTATCTAGTCATAGCTCCAATTATTCAGAACCCTGGCATTCAGTTTGTGTACGCTGTTCTGTTCATACTTAGTGGATTGATCATCTATATTCCATTTATATACATGggaattcattttaaatttatgg ACAAGATAACAATAGTTTTACAGAAACTATTGCGTGTGGCTCCAACTGACAAAGCCAGGTGA
- the LOC106069257 gene encoding b(0,+)-type amino acid transporter 1-like isoform X3, with amino-acid sequence MDMQRLDEDDSSSSAKNEKVGLKRDVGLISGIALIIGTMIGSGIFISPKGMIEGCGSVGLTLILWCLCGLLTTMGALSYAELGTMIPESGGEHAYLMYTFNKVRKNKKPIYKLMNTQGSKSFARVPAFLYDWVALFIIRPTMYAIMAMALGTYAVKPFYPDCPPPDIAVKLVTAVAMCTIAFINSVSVKAATMVQNITTFTKLIALAIISVGGIIMIFKGNTEYLSEGFEGTRNDPQKVAIAFYNGLWAFDGWNSLNFITEELKNPTRNLPRAIMIGIPLTTLCYVLANVGYLAVMSKEEIMISHAVAVTWGERMLGVMSWMIPCFVVASTFGSANGCLFSSGRLCFSAGRDGHFPRILSFLQFDRNTPMPAVMFTLIISLCLIIPGDLSSLIDFFSFASWLFYGITTASLLILRVIEPKTPRPYKVPLPVPIIVLLASIYLVIAPIIQNPGIQFVYAVLFILSGLIIYIPFIYMGIHFKFMDKITIVLQKLLRVAPTDKAR; translated from the exons ATGGACATGCAAAGACTGGATGAGGATGATAGTTCCTCCAGTgcaaaaaatgaaaaagttgGACTCAAGAGAGATGTGGGCCTCATTTCTGGCATAGCTTTGATCATTGGTACCATGATTG GTTCTGGTATATTCATAAGTCCTAAAGGTATGATTGAAGGGTGTGGTTCAGTTGGCTTGACTTTGATCTTATGGTGTCTCTGTGGTCTGTTAACCACAATGG GAGCTCTCTCTTACGCTGAGCTTGGCACCATGATACCAGAGTCTGGTGGTGAACATGCCTATCTGATGTACACTTTCAACAAAGTTAGGAAGAACAAGAAACCAATCTACAAACTAATGAACACCCAGGGCTCCAAGAGCTTTGCCAGAGTTCCTGCATTTTTGTATGACTGGGTCGCGCTGTTCATCATAAGACCCACAATGTATGCCATCATGGCTATGGCCTTGGGAACATACGCAGTGAAACCTTTCTACCCAGACTGCCCTCCCCCTGACATTGCAGTCAAGCTGGTGACAGCTGTAGCTATGT gtacaaTTGCATTTATAAACAGTGTATCTGTGAAAGCAGCCACAATGGTTCAAAACATAACAACTTTCACAAAACTTATTGCACTAGCCATCATCTCTGTTGGTGGTATCATCATGATTTTCAAAG GTAACACAGAATATCTTTCCGAAGGCTTTGAAGGCACCAGAAATGATCCACAAAAGGTGGCTATTGCATTTTACAATGGGCTCTGGGCATTTGATGGTTG GAATAGCTTAAATTTTATCACAGAAGAGCTAAAAAACCCTA CTAGAAATCTACCAAGAGCTATAATGATTGGCATACCACTGACAACTCTGTGCTATGTCCTTGCCAATGTTGGCTATTTGGCTGTCATGTCTAAAGAAGAAATCATGATTTCACATGCAGTAGCAGTG ACTTGGGGTGAACGAATGCTTGGTGTTATGTCCTGGATGATCCCTTGCTTTGTTGTAGCCTCGACGTTTGGTTCAGCCAATGGATGCTTATTTTCATCTGGGAG GTTGTGTTTTTCAGCTGGGAGAGATGGCCATTTCCCTAGAATTCTATCATTCTTACAGTTTGATAGAAATACACCCATGCCTGCTGTCATGTTTACG TTGATCATTTCACTTTGCCTTATAATACCTGGTGACCTGAGCTCACTCATAGACTTCTTCAGTTTTGCTTCATGGCTCTTCTATGGCATCACAACAGCTTCCTTGTTAATACTAAGAGTAATAGAGCCCAAGACACCAAGGCCATATAAA GTTCCTTTACCAGTTCCAATTATTGTTCTCCTGGCTTCAATTTATCTAGTCATAGCTCCAATTATTCAGAACCCTGGCATTCAGTTTGTGTACGCTGTTCTGTTCATACTTAGTGGATTGATCATCTATATTCCATTTATATACATGggaattcattttaaatttatgg ACAAGATAACAATAGTTTTACAGAAACTATTGCGTGTGGCTCCAACTGACAAAGCCAGGTGA
- the LOC106053633 gene encoding uncharacterized protein LOC106053633 isoform X3, whose protein sequence is MDNMFQHILFITLGNVIRASVLEGLLIISFWDEYGVSVGATAVSEVLISDRWHHLLVSREYNTGRIKVFHNGELIDDIDDDFPNKIRLPSKGSIRLGSAQKDTDDKFKGRFSCFQLYTSLPTNEDVRSSLKYCNPDQWKIHPQILLEQKTVGGVEKLCVADYVVPREDEDLEPKSCDVLNMACLTSELNWDSVLLKNKWSSSLRDSAYFHLIGRDKLPSGADGLVIGDILVTEKKLCSRLCLRVNGCQAFSSTKLTSNTSRCIMYQDVTRHVQPKLDTFYYSLS, encoded by the exons ATGGACAATATGTTTCAACATATTCTTTTCATTACTTTag GTAACGTCATCAGGGCGTCTGTTCTGGAGGGTCTTCTTATAATCTCATTCTGGGATGAATATGGAGTGTCTGTAGGAGCCACTGCAGTGTCAGAAGTGCTCATTTCAGATCGTTGGCACCACCTGCTGGTCTCTCGAGAGTATAATACAGGGAGAATAAAG GTGTTTCACAACGGTGAGCTTATTGACGACATCGACGATGACTTCCCAAATAAGATACGTCTACCCTCTAAGGGCTCCATCCGTCTGGGAAGCGCTCAAAAGGATACTGACGACAAGTTCAAGGGTCGATTCTCTTGCTTCCAGCTTTATACAAGTTTACCAACAAACGAAGATGTGCGATCAAGTCTGAAGTACTGCAACCCTGATCAATGGAAGATACATCCGCAGA TTCTGCTAGAACAGAAAACAGTGGGAGGTGTAGAGAAGTTGTGTGTGGCGGACTATGTGGTACCCAGAGAGGATGAGGATCTTGAACCTAAATCATGTGACGTTCTCAACATGGCCTGTCTTACCTCTG agcTAAACTGGGACAGTGttcttctaaaaaataaatggtCTTCGAGCCTGAGAGACAGCGCATACTTTCATCTGATTGGTCGAGACAAACTTCCATCTGGAGCAGACGGACTAGTCATCGGAGACATCTTGGTAACCGAAAAAAAG TTGTGCTCCCGTCTTTGTCTTCGTGTCAACGGTTGCCAGGCATTTTCGTCTACTAAGCTGACCTCTAACACATCAAGATGTATCATGTACCAAGATGTCACCAGACATGTGCAGCCCAAACTTGACACCTTTTATTATAGTTTAAGTTGA
- the LOC106053633 gene encoding uncharacterized protein LOC106053633 isoform X1, with translation MDNMFQHILFITLVSCAWCNIAPTLEWPLGNTTAHKEVMTGRDAHLPLSNQCLIFSPEYPGLHYEAITLTGDEESYVDFYLDGKVELTDLAFSLLVYPLGEPKGTLLNYLCNTGNVIRASVLEGLLIISFWDEYGVSVGATAVSEVLISDRWHHLLVSREYNTGRIKVFHNGELIDDIDDDFPNKIRLPSKGSIRLGSAQKDTDDKFKGRFSCFQLYTSLPTNEDVRSSLKYCNPDQWKIHPQILLEQKTVGGVEKLCVADYVVPREDEDLEPKSCDVLNMACLTSELNWDSVLLKNKWSSSLRDSAYFHLIGRDKLPSGADGLVIGDILVTEKKLCSRLCLRVNGCQAFSSTKLTSNTSRCIMYQDVTRHVQPKLDTFYYSLS, from the exons ATGGACAATATGTTTCAACATATTCTTTTCATTACTTTag TTAGCTGTGCATGGTGTAACATTGCTCCCACACTGGAATGGCCACTGGGCAATACAACAGCACACAAAGAGGTTATGACGGGGAGGGATGCTCACCTGCCACTCAGCAATCAATGTTTGATCTTCTCTCCTGAATATCCAGGACTACACTATGA ggCTATAACTCTCACCGGCGATGAAGAAAGTTATGTCGATTTTTACCTCGATGGAAAAGTGGAGTTAACGGACCTTGCATTTTCCCTTCTAGTCTATCCACTCGGTGAACCAAAGGGAACACTACTGAACTATTTGTGTAACACAG GTAACGTCATCAGGGCGTCTGTTCTGGAGGGTCTTCTTATAATCTCATTCTGGGATGAATATGGAGTGTCTGTAGGAGCCACTGCAGTGTCAGAAGTGCTCATTTCAGATCGTTGGCACCACCTGCTGGTCTCTCGAGAGTATAATACAGGGAGAATAAAG GTGTTTCACAACGGTGAGCTTATTGACGACATCGACGATGACTTCCCAAATAAGATACGTCTACCCTCTAAGGGCTCCATCCGTCTGGGAAGCGCTCAAAAGGATACTGACGACAAGTTCAAGGGTCGATTCTCTTGCTTCCAGCTTTATACAAGTTTACCAACAAACGAAGATGTGCGATCAAGTCTGAAGTACTGCAACCCTGATCAATGGAAGATACATCCGCAGA TTCTGCTAGAACAGAAAACAGTGGGAGGTGTAGAGAAGTTGTGTGTGGCGGACTATGTGGTACCCAGAGAGGATGAGGATCTTGAACCTAAATCATGTGACGTTCTCAACATGGCCTGTCTTACCTCTG agcTAAACTGGGACAGTGttcttctaaaaaataaatggtCTTCGAGCCTGAGAGACAGCGCATACTTTCATCTGATTGGTCGAGACAAACTTCCATCTGGAGCAGACGGACTAGTCATCGGAGACATCTTGGTAACCGAAAAAAAG TTGTGCTCCCGTCTTTGTCTTCGTGTCAACGGTTGCCAGGCATTTTCGTCTACTAAGCTGACCTCTAACACATCAAGATGTATCATGTACCAAGATGTCACCAGACATGTGCAGCCCAAACTTGACACCTTTTATTATAGTTTAAGTTGA
- the LOC106053633 gene encoding uncharacterized protein LOC106053633 isoform X2: MAITLTGDEESYVDFYLDGKVELTDLAFSLLVYPLGEPKGTLLNYLCNTGNVIRASVLEGLLIISFWDEYGVSVGATAVSEVLISDRWHHLLVSREYNTGRIKVFHNGELIDDIDDDFPNKIRLPSKGSIRLGSAQKDTDDKFKGRFSCFQLYTSLPTNEDVRSSLKYCNPDQWKIHPQILLEQKTVGGVEKLCVADYVVPREDEDLEPKSCDVLNMACLTSELNWDSVLLKNKWSSSLRDSAYFHLIGRDKLPSGADGLVIGDILVTEKKLCSRLCLRVNGCQAFSSTKLTSNTSRCIMYQDVTRHVQPKLDTFYYSLS; encoded by the exons AT ggCTATAACTCTCACCGGCGATGAAGAAAGTTATGTCGATTTTTACCTCGATGGAAAAGTGGAGTTAACGGACCTTGCATTTTCCCTTCTAGTCTATCCACTCGGTGAACCAAAGGGAACACTACTGAACTATTTGTGTAACACAG GTAACGTCATCAGGGCGTCTGTTCTGGAGGGTCTTCTTATAATCTCATTCTGGGATGAATATGGAGTGTCTGTAGGAGCCACTGCAGTGTCAGAAGTGCTCATTTCAGATCGTTGGCACCACCTGCTGGTCTCTCGAGAGTATAATACAGGGAGAATAAAG GTGTTTCACAACGGTGAGCTTATTGACGACATCGACGATGACTTCCCAAATAAGATACGTCTACCCTCTAAGGGCTCCATCCGTCTGGGAAGCGCTCAAAAGGATACTGACGACAAGTTCAAGGGTCGATTCTCTTGCTTCCAGCTTTATACAAGTTTACCAACAAACGAAGATGTGCGATCAAGTCTGAAGTACTGCAACCCTGATCAATGGAAGATACATCCGCAGA TTCTGCTAGAACAGAAAACAGTGGGAGGTGTAGAGAAGTTGTGTGTGGCGGACTATGTGGTACCCAGAGAGGATGAGGATCTTGAACCTAAATCATGTGACGTTCTCAACATGGCCTGTCTTACCTCTG agcTAAACTGGGACAGTGttcttctaaaaaataaatggtCTTCGAGCCTGAGAGACAGCGCATACTTTCATCTGATTGGTCGAGACAAACTTCCATCTGGAGCAGACGGACTAGTCATCGGAGACATCTTGGTAACCGAAAAAAAG TTGTGCTCCCGTCTTTGTCTTCGTGTCAACGGTTGCCAGGCATTTTCGTCTACTAAGCTGACCTCTAACACATCAAGATGTATCATGTACCAAGATGTCACCAGACATGTGCAGCCCAAACTTGACACCTTTTATTATAGTTTAAGTTGA